The sequence below is a genomic window from Streptomyces sp. V1I1.
CGCCGTACTCGACGCAGACCGCCTCCAGCGTGCGCTTGCCCTTTCGATAGCGGTCGACCGCGCGGTCGATGGTGTACGGATCGATCACTGGGCCGATCGGGCGTCCGGCCAGCCGGTCGCTCAGTGAGGGCAGGCCGTGGCGCTGCAACTCGGCCGTGAGCAGCGTCAGATCGAATGCCGCGTTGTACGCGACGACCGGCACGCTCTCCGCCCAGTACCCCGTCAGCGTCTCCGCGATCTCGTCCGCCACCTCGCGCGCCGGACGTCCCTCCGCCGTCGCCCGTTCGCTGCTGATGCCGTGGATCGCCGACGCCTGCGCGGGGATGCGGATCCCGGGGTCCGCCAGCCACCCCCGCCGCCGCACGGGCTCCCCCGCCCGGA
It includes:
- a CDS encoding 3'-5' exonuclease, with product MAWHGEPLVGFDLETTGTEPLEARIVTAAIVGVRAGEPVRRRGWLADPGIRIPAQASAIHGISSERATAEGRPAREVADEIAETLTGYWAESVPVVAYNAAFDLTLLTAELQRHGLPSLSDRLAGRPIGPVIDPYTIDRAVDRYRKGKRTLEAVCVEYGVILDAAHDASADALAAVRVACAIAERHAPVAALTPAELHERQIDWYAEWAADFQRFLRKKGSPEAVVDASWPLRELVPTTG